The Bradyrhizobium barranii subsp. barranii genome segment CGCGCCTCGGCGACTTCACGACAGACCGGCGTGTTCTGATGCTGGTCGCCATGGCCGTCTTCGCCGGCGGCGCGGCGACGGCGTGGCTGTTGCTGCATGCCATCGCGCTCGCCACCAATGCGGTATGGCTGCATACGCTGAGCGCGCAGACGCTCTCGCTGTCGGGCTTGAAGCCCGGCGTCTGGATGGTGGCGGCCCCGGCCCTCGGCGGCCTCGTCATCGGCTTGATGGCGCGCTTTGGCTCAGAGAGGATTCGCGGCCACGGCATTCCCGAGGCGATCGAGGCCATCCTCATCGGCGGCAGCCGTCTCCAGCCGAAGGTCGCCGTCCTCAAACCGCTGTCGTCGGCGATCTCGATCGGTACCGGCGGCCCGTTCGGCGCCGAGGGCCCGATCATCATGACCGGCGGCGCCGTCGGCTCTCTCTTCGCGCAATGCTTCCACCTCACCGCCGCCGAGCGCAAGGCGCTGCTGGTCGCCGGTGCGACCGCGGGTATGACGGCGATCTTCGGAACCCCGGTCGCCGCCGTCCTGCTTGCCGTCGAACTTCTCCTGTTCGAGCTGAAGCCGCGCAGCCTGATTCCCGTGATCGCCGCCTGCGTGGTCTCGTCGGCACTGCGACCGTGGCTGATCGGCAGCGGCGCGCTGTTCCCGTTCGCCGGCCAGCTCGATTTGCCGTGGTGGGGACCGCTTGCCTGCGTCGGCATTGGCATCGCGGCAGGCTTGCAATCGGGATTGCTGACCACCCTCCTGTACAAGGCCGAGGACATCTTCGGCCATCTCCCAATTCACTGGATGTGGTGGCCGGCGATCGGCGGATTGCTCGTCGGTGCCGGCAGCCTGATCGAGCCACGCGCGCTCGGTGTCGGTTACGATATCATCGGCGACCTGCTCAACGACAACATTGCGGTATCGGCCACGGTCCTGATCCTGCTCGTGAAGTCTGCGATCTGGATCGTTGCCCTGGCATCGGGCACCTCCGGCGGCGTCCTCGCGCCGCTTCTCATTTTCGGCGGCTGCGCCGGCTGGCTCGAAGGACAGCTGCTGCCGGGCCCGCATGGTGCGTGGGCACTCATCGGCATGGCCGCAATGATGGGCGGCACCATGCGCTCGCCGCTGACCGCGATCCTGTTCGCCGTCGAGCTGACCGGCGAATTTGCGATGATGGGACCGCTTCTGATTGCCACGACCGCTGCTTATGCGCTCACCGTGTTACTGCTCAAGCGCTCGATCCTCACCGAAAAGATCGCGCGGCGCGGCCAGCACGTCGTGCGCGAATACGGCATCGACCCCTTCGACCTGCTTCGCGTGAGCGAAGTGATGGTGAAGGATGTCGATACCCTGCCCGCAACCATGACCGTCGGCGAAGCGGTATCGTTTTTCTCCCACGGGGAACGACGTCACAAGTCCTATCCGCTGATCGACGCCGGCGGAGGGGTCTCCGGTCTCGTCGGCCGCTCGGACGTGCTGCGGTGGCGCGCGGAAAGCGCCGATGGTCGCGCCACCCTGTTCGACTGCGCATCAGACCGCTCGCTCACGCTCGGCTATCCGGACGAGCCCGTCTCGCATGTTGCCGATCGGATGGTTCTGGCCGACGTCGGGCGGGTGCCGATCGTCGAGCGCGCGACCGGGCATCTCGTCGGCTTGGTTGCCCGCAAGGACCTCCTGCGCATTCGCGCCACCGCGAGATCGGTCGAGACACGGCGGTCCGCTTTCTTCGGCCCCGTCCGCCGTGAGCCGTCACGTCACGCGACCGTCCTCGACGACGCGCCGACAACCTGATCGAGCTGGTCGAGCGAGAATTTGCGCAGGTCTCTGCCCTCGCGCAGCGCCTTGTACCAGTCGACGGTGAGCCGCAACCCCTGCGTCAGATCGAGCCGCGGCGTCCAGCCGACCTCACTCCGTGCCTTGGCGCAGTCGAGCCTGAGATAGGCGGCCTCGTGCGGATGCGGGCCCGCGTCGGCGGTCCAGCGCGCACCCTCGCCCCACTGCGCGATCAGATGTTCGACCACGGCTCCCACAGGCACCTCGCTTGCGGCGTCAGGGCCGAAATTCCAGCCGCCGATGAAACGCCCGTCGGCCGCCAGCCGCTCGACCAGCGTCAGATAGCCCAGCACCGGATCGAGCGCGTGCTGCCAGGGCCGCACCGAGTTGGGATTGCGAATCCGCAACGGCTCGCCCGCAAGGAACGCCTGCATCGCGTCCGGAACGAGACGGTCGCGCGCCCAGTCGCCACCGCCGAAGACATTGCCGGCCCGCGCGGTCGCGACGCGCGCCGCACCCGGAGCCTTGAAGAAGCTGTGGCGATAGGAGTGCGTCACCAGCTCGGCGCAGGCCTTGCTGTTGCTGTAGGGATCGTCGCCGCCGAGCCGATCGACCTCACGGAAGGCGACGCCCGCCCCGTTGTTCTCGTAGCACTTGTCGCTGGTGACATTCAGGATAACCCGCACCGAACGCAGCTGCCGTGCCGCCTCCAGCACGTGCACCGTGCCCATCACATTGGTCGCAAAGGTCTCGACCGGCTCCTCGTAAGACGGGCGCACCAGCGCTTGCGCCGCCATGTGAATGACGATGTCGGGCTCGGCCTCAGTCATTGCGGCGCGCAAGGCGGAGAGATCGCGAATGTCGGCGATGCGCTGCCTGATCTCGTCGGCGATGCGCGCCGTCACGAACAACGAGGATGGATGCGTCGGCTCGAGCGCGTAGCCGTAGACGCTGGCGCCGAGGCGGCGCAGCAACAGCGAGGCCCATGCCCCCTTGAAACCGGTGTGCCCGGTCAGAAAAACCTTCTTGCCGCGCCAGAATGCGGGATCCGTCACCAGACTCTCCATTTGGCGCGGTGGTTCGCCCATTCGCCCTCGAGGAAGTTGCGATCACGCAGCGAATCCATCGGGTGCCAGAAGCCGGGATGCACATAGGCGCGGAGATCGTCCCCACTCACGAGCTGCTCCATCGGCTCGCGCTCCCAGATCGTCTTGTCGCCTGCGATGAGCTCGCCGACCGACGGCGACAGCAGGAAGAAGCCGCCATTGATCCAGCCGCCGTCGTCGTTCGGCTTCTCCTCGAAATTGACGACCCGATCACCCTCGATCGCAACCGCGCCGAAGCGTTTTGCAGGCCGCACCACCGAGACGGTGGCGCGCCGCCCATGCGCCTTGTGGAAAGCGATCTCGGCGGCGAGGTCGATGTCGGCAACGCCGTCGCCATAGGTCAACGCAAAGAAGGGCTCGTTCGCGACGTAAGGAAGCACCCGCTTCAGCCGCCCGCCGGTCTGGGTGTCCTCGCCGGTGTCGACCAGCGTGACGCGCCAGGGCTCGGCGGTTTCGCGATGCACCTCCATCCGGTTTTCGGCCATATGAAAGGTCACGTCGGACATGTGCAGGAAGTAGTTCGCGAAGTACTCCTTGATCATGTAGCCCCGGTAACCAAGACAGATCACGAAGTCATTGAAGCCATAATGACTGTAGATCTTCATGATGTGCCAGAGGATCGGACGGCCGCCGATCTCGACCATCGGCTTCGGACGGGTGCT includes the following:
- a CDS encoding chloride channel protein — translated: MPRSIPANSLPRLGDFTTDRRVLMLVAMAVFAGGAATAWLLLHAIALATNAVWLHTLSAQTLSLSGLKPGVWMVAAPALGGLVIGLMARFGSERIRGHGIPEAIEAILIGGSRLQPKVAVLKPLSSAISIGTGGPFGAEGPIIMTGGAVGSLFAQCFHLTAAERKALLVAGATAGMTAIFGTPVAAVLLAVELLLFELKPRSLIPVIAACVVSSALRPWLIGSGALFPFAGQLDLPWWGPLACVGIGIAAGLQSGLLTTLLYKAEDIFGHLPIHWMWWPAIGGLLVGAGSLIEPRALGVGYDIIGDLLNDNIAVSATVLILLVKSAIWIVALASGTSGGVLAPLLIFGGCAGWLEGQLLPGPHGAWALIGMAAMMGGTMRSPLTAILFAVELTGEFAMMGPLLIATTAAYALTVLLLKRSILTEKIARRGQHVVREYGIDPFDLLRVSEVMVKDVDTLPATMTVGEAVSFFSHGERRHKSYPLIDAGGGVSGLVGRSDVLRWRAESADGRATLFDCASDRSLTLGYPDEPVSHVADRMVLADVGRVPIVERATGHLVGLVARKDLLRIRATARSVETRRSAFFGPVRREPSRHATVLDDAPTT
- the rfbG gene encoding CDP-glucose 4,6-dehydratase, which gives rise to MTDPAFWRGKKVFLTGHTGFKGAWASLLLRRLGASVYGYALEPTHPSSLFVTARIADEIRQRIADIRDLSALRAAMTEAEPDIVIHMAAQALVRPSYEEPVETFATNVMGTVHVLEAARQLRSVRVILNVTSDKCYENNGAGVAFREVDRLGGDDPYSNSKACAELVTHSYRHSFFKAPGAARVATARAGNVFGGGDWARDRLVPDAMQAFLAGEPLRIRNPNSVRPWQHALDPVLGYLTLVERLAADGRFIGGWNFGPDAASEVPVGAVVEHLIAQWGEGARWTADAGPHPHEAAYLRLDCAKARSEVGWTPRLDLTQGLRLTVDWYKALREGRDLRKFSLDQLDQVVGASSRTVA
- the rfbF gene encoding glucose-1-phosphate cytidylyltransferase; translated protein: MKVVILAGGLGTRIAEETSTRPKPMVEIGGRPILWHIMKIYSHYGFNDFVICLGYRGYMIKEYFANYFLHMSDVTFHMAENRMEVHRETAEPWRVTLVDTGEDTQTGGRLKRVLPYVANEPFFALTYGDGVADIDLAAEIAFHKAHGRRATVSVVRPAKRFGAVAIEGDRVVNFEEKPNDDGGWINGGFFLLSPSVGELIAGDKTIWEREPMEQLVSGDDLRAYVHPGFWHPMDSLRDRNFLEGEWANHRAKWRVW